The sequence ATGTTAGTATGGTTAACTATACTATAATACCAGTTTTTTTAAGGAAATTGCTAATTTTCTTTATTCAAAATTTATTATCTTGGCTTAGACACTTAACATTACTTCGTCTATTAGTGATGGTGTGTAAACACGATGAGGCAATCCAAATATAATCACTTTCCTAGATTGCTTCATTGCCACTAAAGTGGTTTCTTGCTAATAGATGTCAATTTACTATGGCTAAATGCTAATCGGGTTAGCTATAGTTAACTTTTGTTGGTAATGTTTTACTGGTAATATTTCAATTATATCAATAAAATTCTGAACACTAATACTTAATGTTAAATATTTCTTTAAATTCTTAGCTTTGTTCTACAATAATTATTTTGTAAAACGTTTATAACTCACCTCCTTACGCATACTGCAGACGGCAATTTAAAAATTGCAGAAAAGTACAAGGCGCTATTAGACACTGTTAACAAAGCTTATTCAATTGGTGAATAAAGTCTTTTTAGCTGCAAATTATAAGATTTTTTTGAAATAGGTATACTATTCCGGCAAAAATCTTATTAATTTTCGCTAAAAAATCCATTAATTCATCAATCAAATAAGCTTTGTTAACAGTGTCTAGCGAGACCACACAGTGATCGCAGGCAATCCACATTCGTTAAATTACTTCGTCGCCACCAAAGTGACTCCTCGCAATGATGCTAAGGAGCTAAGTTGTTTTCCCTATGACTTTTATGTCATGCGTAAGGTGAATTATTCATTATCGCTAATACGAGCTGTGCGAATCAGTAATTCTATATCATTATCTAGCATGCTACAATTAGGCACTAATGACCTAAACTCATTAACTGTTAACTCTCCCAAATCTTCTATAGTCTTTATACCATATTCAGCTAGTTTTAATATGAATTCCGGTTGTAAATCCAATATATCAATTAATTCTTGTTCAACACCTAAAGCCTTGAGTTTAATAATAATTTTTTCATTCTTAGCATTTATATAATTTATGGCTCGTTCTCTTATCTCAGTTGCTAATTCTTCTTCAAACCCTTCAATATTCATCAAATTTTCAACCTTAATGGAAGCTAACTGTTCTAAAGAAGTAAACCCTTGGGCGGATAATAGTTGTGCTATCACTTCTTCAACATCCAAGGCTTCCATAAATAATTCAGTAGCACAACGAAACTCATCACTTCTTCGTTTGGATTCTTGTTCTTCGGTCATTATATTAATATTCCAGCCAGTAAGTTTAGATGCTAAACGAACATTTTGACCTCTTCTACCAATTGCAAGACTCAAATTATCTTGAGATACGACTACATCAACTATATTTTTATCTTCGTCGATAACAATTTTTGCAATTTCTGCAGGAGCCAGTGCATTCATAATAAATTGGGCAATATTCTTGCTCCATAATATTATGTCTATCTTTTCACCATTAAGCTCATTAGTAATAGCTCTAATCCTATTACCTTTAATTCCTACGCATGAGCCTATAGGATCAATACTAGAATCAGAAGCAAATACTGCAACTTTTGCCTTTGATCCAGGATCGCGGGCTATAGCTCGTAACTCAATTATATTATCATAAATTTCTGGAATCTCTAATTCAAATAATTTTACTAGCATTTGGTCATCATTTCTAGATAGAA comes from Candidatus Tisiphia endosymbiont of Nemotelus nigrinus and encodes:
- the nusA gene encoding transcription termination factor NusA; protein product: MINIGNIEILQIIESVAREKNLPKEALLSAMEQAIQAAGRKKYGNEHNIKAEIDRKNGNISLFRVLDVVDGVENNFTQISLNDAVKKKADAKIGDEIYELLPPIDLGRVAAQTAKQIIIQRVGETEREKQYEDFKDKKGEILNGIVKRIEFNNIIVDLGRAEAIIKKEQLIRGENFKVNDRIKAYVQDVRLVSKGPQIFLSRNDDQMLVKLFELEIPEIYDNIIELRAIARDPGSKAKVAVFASDSSIDPIGSCVGIKGNRIRAITNELNGEKIDIILWSKNIAQFIMNALAPAEIAKIVIDEDKNIVDVVVSQDNLSLAIGRRGQNVRLASKLTGWNINIMTEEQESKRRSDEFRCATELFMEALDVEEVIAQLLSAQGFTSLEQLASIKVENLMNIEGFEEELATEIRERAINYINAKNEKIIIKLKALGVEQELIDILDLQPEFILKLAEYGIKTIEDLGELTVNEFRSLVPNCSMLDNDIELLIRTARISDNE